GAACTCCCTGTTCAGCGTGATCGTCGCGGTCCCCGACACCCAGGCCCTGTACGACGAGTTCGCGGCCGGCCTGCGTACGGCGTACGGGAAGCTGCCGATCGCCGGGCTGCCGCGGATCACCCGGCCGCGCCGCAAGCAGGGCGCGGGGGCGGGCTTCTCCGTCATCGACCCGGCCGGCAACTGGCTGCGGATCAGCGCGGTCGCCGAGGAGGCCGAGACCGGCGACCGGTTCGAGCGGGCCCTGCTGAACGCCGCCCGCCAGGCCGACTCGCGCGGCGACGAGGCGGCGGGGATCCGCGTTCTCGAAGCAGCCCTCCGTCGGCACCCCGACGCCACGGACGAGGAGCGCCTGCCGGTCCTGCTCTACCTGACCGAACTACTGATCCGCACCGGCGGCCCGGCCGCTGCCGTGGTCGAGCAGATCGAGGCAGCCGGCTTCGCCGACCAGTTGGGCGACCTCAAAGAGCAGCTGACCGATTAGCCCCGGGCCACGGACCAGGCGGCGGGCCGTCGGCGTCCGGGCGCTCCTCCTGCTCTGTCTTGTAGGGCCGCATGCCGCGGGCCTTGTAGTTCTCCACCTCGACCTCGGTGCCCTCGCCCTTCAGGGCGATGTAGCCGGCCGGTACGCCGCCGGTGTGCGCGACCCAGGTCTCGAAGGCCGGCCGGGTCAGGTGCTGGATCCAGCGGGCCCAGTCCCACTCGAGCTTGGTGGTCCAGTGCCAGTCGCCGCCGACCGAGCTGTAGAAGTAGCGGGCGAACTCGGGGGAGACCTCTTCGACCCGGCGGACCTCGGCGGTGTCGTTCTTGGCCGGGCGGACGTCGTACGGGCTGGTCTGCTCGAGGTAGGTCAGGACGCTGACGGTCATGCGCCGCGGACGCCTCGGATGCCGGCGACGACCAGGTCGACGCCGAGGGCGTAGTACTGGTCGGTGGAGGTCGGGCAGATCAGGGTGTCGGCAGCGCTGGTGATGAGCGGGTAGCGCTTGGGGTCCAGAGCGCCGAGCGCGGCGCGCTTGACCCGCAAGGCCTGCTCGCGGGCGACCGGCTCGGGGTCCTCGCCGGAGCCGGGCTCGGTGGTGACCAGCGTGATCAGCGAGCAGATCGACTGGCGGCCGACCTCGGCGGCGTAGTCGGTGTCGAAGCCGCCCTCGACCAGCAGCTCCATCGTCCGCTCGGCCATCTCCAGGCCGGGCTCGGCGATCAGGATCCGGCCCAGGGTCAGCCCGGCCACGC
The Kribbella italica DNA segment above includes these coding regions:
- a CDS encoding TetR/AcrR family transcriptional regulator, translated to MPTLTKRLDPTQVVDSALELADTEGLDAVTLRRLAQLHEVTPMALYRHFSDKNDLLNALGDRLLASIELPERSDRPWDQRLHQMLTAFVDALRPHPRVAGLTLGRILIAEPGLEMAERTMELLVEGGFDTDYAAEVGRQSICSLITLVTTEPGSGEDPEPVAREQALRVKRAALGALDPKRYPLITSAADTLICPTSTDQYYALGVDLVVAGIRGVRGA